From Vibrio aerogenes, a single genomic window includes:
- a CDS encoding ABC transporter permease, whose protein sequence is MGRLISNEVRKAWLNLRRNGRRSALSVLIISIAVFALCSTGGFGLYTYQSLKEQTARSTGHITLSQPGYFAMDEDLPLDHGLTDYRQLVKSFISAPEIRSILPRIELNGLVSNGNKSTIFMGIGVDAQEFDMKGPFLDVLEGKTLSDPNSPRYRPDEPEVMLGKELAKNLKVSVGDWVTLLSTTTDGALNAIDFKVHGIYATGIPELDKRQLYLHLSAAQDLLVTQKVSTLSVYLFDTDQTTAVQHRIDQRLSKMKLAQPVITTPWQARAFFYEKVKNLYNRIFAIMGGVMALVVFVALFNTMTMAVTERTREIGTLAALGAYPGEIIRGFLKEAGLMSLLGCCIGGIFSGLIAAVLMVADIQMPPAPGRTESYPLYIYFSPALFGIVALIIIVICLMAAWLSARKGVNKPITEALIHV, encoded by the coding sequence ATGGGCAGGTTAATTTCAAATGAAGTCAGGAAAGCCTGGCTGAATCTTCGCCGGAATGGCCGTCGTTCTGCGCTGTCTGTGCTGATTATTTCGATAGCAGTTTTTGCACTTTGCAGCACGGGCGGGTTTGGTTTATATACCTATCAATCCCTCAAAGAACAAACGGCAAGAAGTACCGGACATATTACCCTCAGCCAGCCGGGATATTTTGCAATGGATGAAGATTTACCGCTGGATCACGGATTAACGGATTACCGGCAGCTGGTGAAGTCTTTTATCTCTGCGCCGGAGATTCGCAGTATTCTTCCCCGGATTGAGCTCAACGGACTGGTTTCAAATGGCAATAAATCCACCATTTTTATGGGCATTGGTGTCGATGCTCAGGAATTTGACATGAAGGGACCATTTCTGGATGTGCTTGAAGGAAAAACACTGTCCGATCCAAATTCGCCGCGATATCGTCCGGACGAGCCTGAAGTCATGCTGGGAAAAGAGCTGGCAAAAAATCTCAAGGTATCTGTGGGTGACTGGGTCACGTTGCTGAGCACCACAACCGATGGCGCATTAAATGCGATTGATTTTAAAGTCCACGGGATCTACGCCACAGGCATTCCGGAACTGGATAAACGACAGCTCTACCTTCATCTCAGCGCGGCTCAGGATTTGCTGGTGACACAGAAAGTCAGCACCTTATCCGTCTACCTGTTTGATACCGATCAAACCACCGCGGTACAACACCGGATTGATCAACGGCTGAGCAAAATGAAGCTGGCGCAACCGGTCATCACCACGCCGTGGCAGGCGAGAGCATTTTTCTATGAGAAAGTGAAAAATCTCTATAACCGGATTTTTGCCATTATGGGTGGCGTGATGGCGCTGGTGGTGTTTGTTGCGCTGTTTAATACCATGACCATGGCAGTGACCGAGCGGACGCGTGAAATCGGTACGTTGGCTGCGTTGGGCGCTTATCCGGGAGAAATTATCCGCGGATTTTTGAAAGAAGCCGGATTGATGTCACTTCTCGGATGCTGTATCGGCGGCATCTTTTCCGGACTAATCGCTGCGGTGCTCATGGTCGCTGATATTCAGATGCCACCTGCACCGGGACGGACTGAAAGTTATCCGCTCTATATTTACTTTTCACCAGCTTTGTTTGGGATCGTCGCGCTTATCATTATTGTGATTTGCCTGATGGCAGCCTGGCTTTCTGCCCGTAAAGGCGTGAACAAACCAATTACGGAGGCACTGATCCATGTCTAA
- a CDS encoding ABC transporter ATP-binding protein, translated as MLVFSKMTKQYQLGEASVHALNDVSGQVHKGEMLALCGPSGSGKSTLLNILGMLDMAYQGQVLMDGKPYPQHARDAAALRRSQLGFVFQRFNLIPVLTATENVAYPLMLNGFDARAQRDKAREMLQKVGLDNFYDHRPDRLSGGQQQRVAIARALIHQPQLVIADEPTASLDSQTAHLVIQLMKSLGHEMGTTFVIATHDPRMAGQCDRTINLTDGCISQEEIRWAG; from the coding sequence ATGCTGGTATTTTCGAAGATGACTAAACAGTACCAATTGGGTGAAGCATCCGTTCATGCCTTAAATGATGTGTCGGGTCAGGTTCACAAAGGAGAAATGCTTGCTTTGTGTGGTCCCTCCGGCTCCGGAAAGAGCACATTACTCAATATTCTTGGCATGCTGGATATGGCCTATCAGGGACAGGTTTTGATGGATGGCAAGCCGTATCCGCAGCACGCCAGAGATGCAGCAGCTTTGCGCCGCTCCCAACTGGGATTTGTCTTCCAGCGCTTTAACCTGATCCCGGTACTGACTGCGACAGAGAATGTCGCTTATCCGCTGATGCTGAACGGGTTTGATGCGCGGGCGCAACGGGATAAAGCCCGGGAGATGTTGCAAAAAGTCGGACTGGACAATTTTTATGATCACCGGCCCGATCGTTTGTCTGGCGGGCAACAACAACGGGTGGCGATTGCCAGAGCCCTGATTCATCAGCCACAACTGGTGATTGCTGATGAACCGACCGCAAGTCTTGACAGCCAAACTGCTCATCTGGTCATTCAGCTGATGAAATCACTCGGCCATGAAATGGGGACCACATTTGTGATTGCCACCCATGACCCGAGAATGGCGGGTCAGTGCGATCGCACAATCAATCTGACGGATGGTTGTATTTCACAGGAGGAAATCCGATGGGCAGGTTAA